From the Melioribacteraceae bacterium 4301-Me genome, the window CATGTACTTTCATTAATTGTTCCTTTTGTTTATCAAGATTCTTTGTGAATTATCTTATTAAAATTTACCCGACACAAATTAATATCATTTTGTTAAAAGAATCAATTCAAACTTTCTTACTTAATTTTAACATTGTGTCCTATTTTTCCTATAATTAAGTTTCAAGTAAAATAAGTAACTCTTAAGAGGACATAATGAACAAAAAACAAAAAATAATTGTCTATATTGCAATAATTATTATTATCGCCTCATTAGCAATTTGGCTTGCAAGCGGAGGCGAGGTTTTTACGAAAAATCAAGTCCTTGTAGAGAAAAAAGATGAGCTTTTCGGCACCACCTATAAAGTGTGGGAAAATAAATTCATTTGGGGACTGGACTTAAGTCTTTTAATAAGCGGGGTTACAGTAATTACTGCAGCAATTTTATATTTCGTTCTAAGAAATAAATCAAAAGAATAAACAAAAAAATCGAGGTATTAATGAATAAATTAATGAACTCATTTATCGCTTTAATAGTTTTAACATCTTTTACCTTTTCACAAAATTTTAAGGTGAATGTTAAAGGCATTCAAACTTTCAACTTTGCAGATGATAAAGGAAGAAATCAAACAACATTTTACAGTGCAACTCCTCTCGAAGATATAAATGGAACAGCAAACGGAATTTCCGGCACTGTTTCTTTTGATCCTTCTAATTTTGCTCAGACAATAAAAGGAAAAATTGTTGTTGCCGTTAATTCATTGAATACAGGCATTAATTTAAGAAACCATCATTTGATGACACCTAATTGGCTTGATGAAAAAAAATATCCTCTAATTACTTTTGAAATAAAAAGTGTCTCTGATATAAAACAACTTGCAGATAACAAATTAGAGTTCAAGGTTACCGGTGCTTTTACACTTCATGGCGTAACGAAAGAAATAACAGCAGATGCTGAGGCAACTTACTTAAACGAAAATGAACAAACTAGAAAAAGAGCACCAGGCGATTTATTAGGAGTAAGAGCCAAGTTTACTATTAAGCTTTCAGATTACGGGGTTAGTAATGAATTAATTGGCAGTAAAGTTGCAGAAAATATTGAAATAGGTGTTAACATTGTTGGTTCTAATAAAATTTAACCCAACTTAGATTTTTCGTTAGAAAGAATTTACTCTTCTGTGTAATCCGTAAGCCCAAAATAAAACACGGGTTATCACAGACAAAAATTATTTGATTTTTTGACTGACGGGAAATGTTGATTAGCACTTAACGCAAACTAATTTTTAATGAATTGAGTCTATTTGTTCTTTTCTATAAAGAAACTGTCTGATAGCCCCTGGTTAATTTTGTAGTTTGAATAATTAATTGTTATATGTCCGCTTAATTTAGGTAAACTACGAATTTGTGGAGAGTTATTTTGTCTTTTCTCAGTTAATGAATCTGAACCGGAATCTTGAAATGCAAATTTTACAGTCGATGGCAAAATCAAATTGTTATCGTAATTTAAATCAATAAAAATCGGTCCTGTTCTTTTTCCAATAGATTCAACCCTTCTTATTATGTGTTTTGTTTTATCAACCCACAATGTTGTAACAACAATATCACTAGAATCATTATTTGGGATTACTTTTATAACATCAACGTTGTAATTGTTTAGCTTTTCCTTCCTTAAATATATCGGTGTAAAGTCACCAGTTAGTAAGTCTAAAGGTGAAAAAATTAAGCTTTGTTTTGGAAGTATTGTAAAACCTTTAGACTCGAATTTAACTTTATTTGGCTGTTTAAAATATATTTTAGCTTTTGTGGTTGGCATTTTAATAAACTCCATATCGACAATAATTTCCATATCGGCTTGGTAGTCTTGAATCTTGTTAAATGTTTTTATTACTTGCTGCAGAACTTTTTTTGCGTAGTTAACTTGAGCTGCTGTAAATCCTGCACATAAAAAAAAGATTAAAAATTTTTTTAGCACTTTTTTCATTTATCTTACTCACGATAAAATATCTTTTTTAAGAAAAATATAAACTGTAAATAAAAATAAAACAATTATGTGGATGATAAGTATAAGTGATGAATTAAAGATACTCTGCCAATCAACAGTATCATTAAAGAAATTCTCCCATACTGTCATATGCGTTGTGAATAAAAATGGTTTTAATGTTTGAAAAAATTCTATTGGAATAGCTGATATAATTAAAAAGATGATAATCACCGCCATAGTAGAAATTATGGGGCCAATTGCATTTTCAACCATTGAAGAAAAGAAAAATGAAAGAGTTAATACAGTAGACATGCTTAAAGCGGCAAACCCATAGGCACAAACAAACCGCCATATCACATCATTTTGTGAAAAGATTATTAGCTTGTTTTTAAAAGTAATTAATTCTCCGCTGCCAAATAAAAATAAGCTTAAAATAAAACTTAAAAGCACCAGCCACAGAATTAAAATAAACGTGTAAATAATCCCAGCAAAAAATTTAGCAACTATAATTTGTAACCTTGATACCGGTCGAATCAACAAAATCCTGTAAGTACCAGCAGTAGCTTCTCCAGCAAGTAAATCACCACCAACCAAAACGATGAGAAAAGGTATGTGTATAACTAAGGAGTGTAAAATTAAATATGCAACAAGATAGCCATTGAACAAATTACCATAAAAAACAAATGCATCTTGCAAACCTCTTAACAAATGGTTAACGTAACGTTGCCCCGTGAAATATAACGCTAATTGAACAGTTGGAGTTAAAATGCCAATTGCAATAAAACCAATGTATGTACGCCACTTCTTAAATATTTTAATAAGTTCTATCGATATTAGAGTTAAGGTCATGAATTACCCGTAGTAATTTTTAAAAAGTAATCTTCTAAGGATCTTATCGGTATTACTGCACTAACATTTATGCCGTTTTCAATAAAGTATTTGTTCAATAAAGCTATGTCATTGCGGTGCATTTCAAATGTCAATTCATTTCTTTCTTTTGATATAAAATTTTGTTTCCACAGTGTGTTGCTTATAAGATTTATTGCTTTCATAAGGTCGTCAACTTCAAAAGTAACTTTAAGAATATCAGAATTAAGCAAGTCTTTAACATTTCCCTCTACTTGAGCTTTTCCTTTGTTGATGATAATCATTCTTGAAGCAATTAGCTCAATTTCTCTAAGAATATGTGAAGAAATAAAGACAGTCTTATTTTTTTCATGACTGAGATAAGTAATTATATCTCGTACTTCTTTCATTCCTTGAGGGTCTAAACCTATTGTGGGTTCATCAAGAATAATTAGTTCGGGGTCGTGTAAAAGTGCTTGGGCAATTCCTAACCTCTGCTTCATCCCATGTGAAAAAGTTTTTACTTTGCTGTTAGACCGTTTAGATAAACCAACAATATCTAATATCTCCATGATTTTTTGGCGGGATATTTTAACGCCTGAAATTTTGCTTAATATCTCTAAATTTCTGTAAGCTGATAAATACAAGTAGAAATCCGGCTTTTCTACAATAGCACCAATTCGTCTAAAAATATTTTTTCTGTTTTGCTTTATTGATTGTCCAAAAATTTTAATTTCACCAGAAGTTGGTTTAATTAACGACAACATCATTCTAATTGTGGTGCTTTTACCTGCACCATTAGGACCAAGGAAACCAAGTACATCGCCTTTATATACACTAAAGTTAAGATTGTCTACAGCAATGACCTTACCAAATTTTTTTGTAAGTCCTGCTACTTCAATTACTTTTTCACTTTCCATAAGTTCATCAAAAGGGATATTTGTCAGTTACAGTTGGAATGTTCATAATAACTCAAAATAAAAAATTTTGCTTTAGAATTTCATAGATTACCTGTGCATTATTAATTGAATCAATTATCATACAGTAATTACTTATTCTAAAGTAGGGAAAATTTTCAATAAAAATTTAGTTTACGATTAACCAAAAACCTTCAGCAAAAAATTCTTTTGAATTATCATGAATTCTTTGGGTTAATATTAAAAAAATTATCAGCAATTCTAATATTTATTAAAAAGTTATAATTGACTTATTAAACTTTCGTTCATAGATTTATATTAGATTTTATAACATCCCTATTATTAAAAATGTCAACTCTAGGAAGAAACAGCATTTCCATTTTATCCCGTATACGTTCAGCTGACAAGCAGGCTATTAAATAGATGTATTATTAAAAAACAAGGAGGTAATATGCCTTCGCAAAAAGTAAAAGAGTTTCTTGACCAGCATAAGATCAAATATGTTACCATTAAACATTCGCTGGCGTTTACAGCACAGGAAATTGCTGCATCAGCGCATATTAAAGGGAAAGAATTAGCAAAGACTGTATTAGTTAAAGTGGATGGTAAAATGATAATGACGGTTTTACCAGCATCTTACAAAATTGATTTTGATCTTCTTAAAAAATACTTGGGATGCAATAATTGCAGATTAGCAAATGAAACAGAGTTTAAAGACAAATTCCCAGATTGCGAAGTTGGGGCAATGCCCCCTTTTGGAAATTTGTTCAACATGGAAGTTGTTGTAGCAGACAGCATAGCCAAAAACGAGTTCATCGCATTCAATGCTTGTTCGCATACTGAATTGATCCAAATGGAATATAAAGATTTTGAAAAATTAGTTAAACCAAGGGTCCTAAGTTTTTCTTATCAATCAAAGTTATAGAGCTAATTTGCATATTAAAATTTTGTGCGGTTAACTCCTATTATATTGCTAAGAATAAAATATTATGTGCCGACTTGGTTAATTGATTACTTCCTCTATGCATTTTTTATGAAAAATCAATTGTTGACTTTCTAAAAATAATCTTATACTTGGTACATATTTTTATTTATTAAGAGTAAGTAAGCTCTTAATGAATATTAATACACATAGATTGAATAATCTATTCAAATATTAATTCTTTATTGCATATTCTTTCAGAAAAATTATAATAGCACTTGAAAGTCGAAAATATTGGAGATAATTTTGCACTCAATTTTTCGTGATATGACACACACAATAAGGGTATAGATATGAGTCTAAGTCAAATTGCAAGATCAATTAAAGCGTCGCCTACTTTAGCTTTAAACGAAAAAGCGGCAATCCTAAGGGAAAAAGGCGACCCAGTAATTCACTTGGGAGGAGGCGAACCAAAAAGTAAAGCTCCAATGGATGCAATACTTGCGGCAGTGAATTCATTAAACACGGGTGAAATTAGATATGCACCGGCAGACGGAATTCCTGACCTTAAAAAATCAATTATTCGTTATACGGAAGAATTTTATCATAGAAAAGTTAGACCTGAAAATGTGATTGCTTCAGGTGGTGCTAAACAGGCAATAATGGTTGCTTTGCAAGCTATTTTAAATCCTCAAGAGGAAGTTATTTTCCCTTCACCATATTGGGTTAGTTACCCGGATATGGTAAAACTTTGTGGCGCTGTGCCTGTACCAACAATCCCAGAGGACGGTTCATTTTATCCAACTTTAAAAGATATTGAAATGCGCGTTGGAAGTTATACGAAAGCAGTTATTATTAATAGCCCAAATAACCCAAGCGGTGCAATGTACTCCGAGGAATTTATTGCTGATGTTGTGGACTTCTGCGAGAAAAAAGATATTTATTTAATTATGGATGATATTTATCACCGCCTGATATTTGACGGAAGAAAACCTATAAGTGCTTATGACTTCACAAAAAAATCAGTAGATGAATCTAAACTTATTATTATTAACGGTGTTTCAAAACAATATGCTATGACTGGCTTCAGAATTGGTTGGGCGGTTGGAAATAAAAAGTTGATTGAAGCAATGGCAAACATTCAAGGCCATCAAACATCAGGACCATCAGTTTTATTGCAGAAAGCCGCTGTGGGTGCTTTGAACGGGATTCAATCTAGTGTGGAAAGTTTGAGGGTAACACTTGAAAACAATAGAAATGTTTTAATAGAACAACTTCGTTCTTTTGATGGCGTTAAAGTTACAATTCCCGATGGTACATTTTATTGTTTCGCCGATTTTAGTGCCTACGAGAAAGATTCACAAAAATTATCTAATTTTCTTATTGACAAAGTTATGGTGCTGACTGTACCAGGAAAAGAATTTGGTATGGATGGGTTCCTAAGAATTAGCTTTTGTGGAACAATAAAAGACATCACCGAAGGCATAGAAAGAATAAAATGGGCTTTGGACCCAAACGCACCAAATGAACTTTACATCGGAGACCGCAAATTAGTGAGGAACTGGTTATGAGCAAATACTTAGAATTTAATACCCCAGCAAGTAAACAAGCTATGGAACTGGCTTCAGACTTTAGGCTGAAGAACCAGGGTTTAACTAATTTAGACCGAGTTTACTGGAATTTACCAGAGGAAGCTCTTTACGAAGAAGCAATTTTCAGAAATGAAGGTAAGCTTGTAAAAGGCGGGGCACTGTTAGTTAATACCGGAAAACATACTGCTCGAGCAGCAGCAGATAAATTTGTTGTTAAAGAAGAATCAACCGATAAAGATATTTGGTGGGGAACTTACAACCGCCCTTTTGCACATGAAAAATGGTCGCTTCTAATGGGAAGACTTCAAGCATGGGCGCAAGGAGAAGAACTTTTTGTTCAAGATGTATATGCTGGAGCAGACCCGGATTACAAAATGCCCGTAAGAATTATAACTGAAAAAGCATGGCACAGCCTCTTTGCAAGAAATATGTTTTTAACAACTAACAATCCCGACGAACTTAAAAATTTTGTACCACAATTTACTGTTATTGCTGTTCCAAGCTTTAAAGTTGATCCTATTATAGATGGGACAAGAACAGATACTGCGATAGTCTTAAACTTTGAACAACGAACAGCTATTATAGCTAACACACTTTATGCAGGCGAAATTAAGAAATCAGTTTTTACAGTATTGAACTTTCTGCTTACTTATGAAGATGTGCTGCCAATGCACTGTTCTGCTAATGTTGGAAAACAAGGTGATGTTGCTTTGTTTTTTGGTCTCAGTGGAACAGGTAAAACAACCTTATCGGCAGATCCTAACAGAAGATTAATCGGCGATGATGAACATGGTTGGAGCTCACAAGGTGTATTTAATTTTGAAGGCGGCTGCTATGCTAAAGTAATTCGCCTTTCTGCAGAAAGTGAACCACAAATTTATGAGACTACCCATCGCTTTGGTACAATATTAGAAAATGTGGTTTTCGACCCGATATCGCGCAATATTGATCTTGAAGACGACTCAATTACAGAAAATACTCGCTGCTCCTATCCAATTGAATTTATTCCAAATGTAATTGAGGAGGGATATGTTAAATCACATCCTAAAAATATCATATTTCTTACTTGTGATGCTTCAGGTGTTATGCCTCCTATTGCACGTTTAACCCCTGAACAAGCACAATATCATTTCATTAGTGGTTATACATCAAAAATTGCCGGGACAGAAATAGGGTTAGGCATTGAACCGCAAATTACATTTTCCGCATGCTTTGGTGCCCCTTTCATGGTCCGTCATCCTTTCGAGTATGCAGAAATGCTTAAACAAAGGATTTTAAAACATAAGACAAACGTTTGGCTAGTAAACACTGGTTGGGTAGGCGGTAGATTTGGCATAGGTAAAAGAATTTCAATTCGTCATACAAGAAATTTGTTGAACGCTGCACTTGACGGCAAATTAGATAAGGTTAAGTACAGAAAAGATAAATTGTTCGGATTTGAAATTCCACTAACCTGTCCTGAAGTTCCAGAAGATGTGTTATTCCCAGAAAATTCTTGGGGTAATAAAGATGAATACTGGAAAAAATATGATGCACTTGCCGCTCGCTTTATTGAAAATTTTAAACTCTTTGAAAATGGATGCCCAAGCGAAGTTTTAGCAGCTGGACCTAAACGATTGTCACTAGCAAAATAAAATATACTTTCATTAAACAATCACCCAAAATTCAAAGCTCGTTCACATTTACTTAGTGAACGAGCTTAGTATTATGTTAATTCCAAAAAATTCATGAGAAATCTGTGACTGACTAATGAGAATTCACCACTTCGTGGAGTATCCCACAATACGGGATTGCCAAAGGCTCGTTTCTCATTGTTTATAAACGGCTTTGGATTGGTGATTTTGAAGTAAAAAAGAAATTTATAATAAAATAAGAAATTACTGTTATTAGGAGAATGCCCTTGCATTTTTCATCAAGACAACTGAAGTATCTCACTCAAACAAAAAAGTAAGATGATGAACTTTTTGCAGCAGCTTATGAAAACGAATGGTTTAATGGTTGTAGGGTTGAGGTCCCCTCAACCATTTATTCAAAGTTTATTTGAAAATAAAAATGGGAAACCACTATTTAGTGATAAGGTTTTGTTTATGGTATAATTGAGTCAAAGGCTTCATCAGTAACATTACTCTATTTAAACCTTATTAGCTTGTTTATGAATCAAATAAAAGCATTTCAATTATAGAGTGCAAGAATTCTTCGACCTTTACATTCTCCGTAAATTCTCTGTGGTTCTCCGTATAACTAATAAAGAAAAAGCCGATACCTCAATCAATCATGATTTCACTGCCATTTCGAACGAAGTGAGTAAAGCAGTTTCAAACAAAAAATGTAAGATGTTGAATTCTTTGCAGTAAGAGATTACTTTGGGGCCGACTAATAAGAATTTATCACATTGTGGAGTGGTAGGTTGTCATTTGTAGATTGTCTTATATCTCCTATTTCTCCCGAGCGGATTTTAGTTTCGTTTGGCTTAATATAATTAAGCTGTAATTGCTTCAATTGCAGAGGAAACATTTTCAACAGGTACTAGATTTAGGCTCGTTTTATTATTTACTGATTTTAAATTGTTAGATGGAAGAATAACATTTTTAAAGCCAAGCTTTGCAGCCTCTTGAATCCTTTTGTCAGCATGTGAAATGCTTCTTACTTCTCCTCCAAGTCCCACTTCACCTATTACAACGTATTCATTTTTGACAAATTTATCATTAAAGCTAGAAGCAATTGCACAACAGATTGCCAAATCAACGGCGGGTTCATCAACTCTTAAGCCACCTGCCATATTCAAAAAAACATTTTGTGTGGAAAGTCTAAGTCCAGCTCTTTTTTCTAAAACTGCCAGTAAAATTGATAACCGCCTATAGTCGAAACCAGTTGCCACTCTCTGTGGATTACCATAACTTGATGGGGTTACAAGAGCTTGAACTTCAAGAAGTATTGAACGGGTACCTTCCATACTTGCAGTGATAACAGAACCTGTAACTTGCCTTTCCCTTTCATTCAAAAAAATCTCGCTTGGGTTTTTTACCTCGTGCAAACCGTCCTCATGCATTTCAAAAATTCCAATTTCATTTGTGCTACCAAATCTGTTTTTCTGAGCTCGTAGAATTCTATAAGAATGACTTTTTTCACCTTCGAACTGCAGTACTGTATCAACAATATGTTCTAATACTTTTGGTCCAGCAATAAATCCTTCTTTAGTTACATGTCCAACTAAAATCATTGCACAATTTTTTTTCTTTGCAATCTGCATTAATTCAACTGTGCATTCTCTTATTTGTGTAATTGTACCTGGCGCATTATCAAAATCTGGTTTGTATGTTGTTTGGATTGAATCAATAATTACAACTTGAGGGGAACTTTGTTCGACGGCATTTATTATCAAATCAATATCAGTTTCGGTTAGCAAATAAATATTATCCGATTTTAAGTTCAGTCTTTTAGCCCGCGTATTTATTTGGTTAATTGATTCTTCACCGCTGACGTACAGAACACTGCCATTTATGGATGCGGCAGCTTGTAAAGCAAGCGTTGATTTTCCAATACCAGGGTCACCCCCAATTAAGGTTACCGAACCATTTATTAAACCACCACCTAACACTCTATCAAATTCAGAAATATTAGTTTTTATGCGTTCTTCCAAGTGAATTATTGAATTTATTTTTTTCAGTTTAACTTGTGGTAGAACTTTTCTGTGAGTGTGTTTTTTTTCTTCAATAAGCTCTTCAATAAAAGTATTCCACTCCTCACATGAAGGGCAACGCCCTAACCATTTTAATGATTCATATCCACAATTAGAACAAATATATTTTATTGCCTTTTTCAACTCTACCCTCCCAAATTATCAAAATACCCAATTTAATTTAAGCTCTTGCTCTTTTATCAGATTCAAGTTAAACGGTCAATGCTAAGATTGTAAATAAGAACAAGAAAAGATGAGTTAAAATTTCGTCCTCTTAATAAAATTTAATATTATTTGATCTTCAGTACCTACAAATTCACTTAGACTTCCAGTAAAATAAATTTTGCCCTCGTGTATCATAGCAATTTTTTCGGCAGTATTTTTAACACTGAACATATCATGAGTAACTATTATGGAAGTAACCTCTAACTTTTCGTTTAATTCTCTTATTAGTTCATCTATTGAATCAGACATAATAGGATCTAAGCCTGTTGTAGGTTCATCATAAAGTATATATTCTGGATTAGTGATAAGTGCTCTTGCAAGAGCTACTCTTTTTTTCATTCCGCCGGAAAGCTCGGCCGGTCTTAATTTTTGGATTCCCGGAAGACCAACAAGTTCAAGTTTCTCTGCAATTAATTTATCAATTTGACTTTTATTTTTATTGTCGCCATGCTCAATTAAAGGTAGACCAATATTTTCTTCAACTGTCATAGAATCGAATAAGGCTGCACCTTGAAACAGAAAGCCAAATTTTTTTCTAACATTATAAAGCTCGTTTTTGTTTAATTCACTTATTGCTTTACCCTTAAATTTCACTGTGCCTGAATCAGGCTTAAATAGCCCAACTATATGTTTTAATAAAACACTTTTTCCGCAGCCGCTTCTTCCAATTATTGCTAAGGATTCACCTTCATTAATTTGTAGATTTATCCCCCTTAATACATAATTATTGCCGAAACTTTTATGGAGGTCTACAATTTCTATCATAGATATTTGAAATTATTGTGCATTAAATATAAGAAAGATAATATCATCTGGAAAATTTGACTTTCATAAACGTAATTTTAAAACCACTATAATCTAAGAATTTGCATAATGATAAATTCATCTTGAGAATTTTAATTCACAAAATTCAATAAGAATGAATTTTTTCTCTCGGGATTAAACTCGGCTGGCAGAGTAAGAATTATACTATTACCAAATAACCACAGTAACTTACAACTAATCTAATAACTTAGCCCAAGTTTTATTT encodes:
- a CDS encoding pyridoxal phosphate-dependent aminotransferase → MSLSQIARSIKASPTLALNEKAAILREKGDPVIHLGGGEPKSKAPMDAILAAVNSLNTGEIRYAPADGIPDLKKSIIRYTEEFYHRKVRPENVIASGGAKQAIMVALQAILNPQEEVIFPSPYWVSYPDMVKLCGAVPVPTIPEDGSFYPTLKDIEMRVGSYTKAVIINSPNNPSGAMYSEEFIADVVDFCEKKDIYLIMDDIYHRLIFDGRKPISAYDFTKKSVDESKLIIINGVSKQYAMTGFRIGWAVGNKKLIEAMANIQGHQTSGPSVLLQKAAVGALNGIQSSVESLRVTLENNRNVLIEQLRSFDGVKVTIPDGTFYCFADFSAYEKDSQKLSNFLIDKVMVLTVPGKEFGMDGFLRISFCGTIKDITEGIERIKWALDPNAPNELYIGDRKLVRNWL
- the pckA gene encoding phosphoenolpyruvate carboxykinase (ATP), which translates into the protein MSKYLEFNTPASKQAMELASDFRLKNQGLTNLDRVYWNLPEEALYEEAIFRNEGKLVKGGALLVNTGKHTARAAADKFVVKEESTDKDIWWGTYNRPFAHEKWSLLMGRLQAWAQGEELFVQDVYAGADPDYKMPVRIITEKAWHSLFARNMFLTTNNPDELKNFVPQFTVIAVPSFKVDPIIDGTRTDTAIVLNFEQRTAIIANTLYAGEIKKSVFTVLNFLLTYEDVLPMHCSANVGKQGDVALFFGLSGTGKTTLSADPNRRLIGDDEHGWSSQGVFNFEGGCYAKVIRLSAESEPQIYETTHRFGTILENVVFDPISRNIDLEDDSITENTRCSYPIEFIPNVIEEGYVKSHPKNIIFLTCDASGVMPPIARLTPEQAQYHFISGYTSKIAGTEIGLGIEPQITFSACFGAPFMVRHPFEYAEMLKQRILKHKTNVWLVNTGWVGGRFGIGKRISIRHTRNLLNAALDGKLDKVKYRKDKLFGFEIPLTCPEVPEDVLFPENSWGNKDEYWKKYDALAARFIENFKLFENGCPSEVLAAGPKRLSLAK
- the radA gene encoding DNA repair protein RadA; this translates as MKKAIKYICSNCGYESLKWLGRCPSCEEWNTFIEELIEEKKHTHRKVLPQVKLKKINSIIHLEERIKTNISEFDRVLGGGLINGSVTLIGGDPGIGKSTLALQAAASINGSVLYVSGEESINQINTRAKRLNLKSDNIYLLTETDIDLIINAVEQSSPQVVIIDSIQTTYKPDFDNAPGTITQIRECTVELMQIAKKKNCAMILVGHVTKEGFIAGPKVLEHIVDTVLQFEGEKSHSYRILRAQKNRFGSTNEIGIFEMHEDGLHEVKNPSEIFLNERERQVTGSVITASMEGTRSILLEVQALVTPSSYGNPQRVATGFDYRRLSILLAVLEKRAGLRLSTQNVFLNMAGGLRVDEPAVDLAICCAIASSFNDKFVKNEYVVIGEVGLGGEVRSISHADKRIQEAAKLGFKNVILPSNNLKSVNNKTSLNLVPVENVSSAIEAITA
- a CDS encoding YceI family protein; the protein is MNKLMNSFIALIVLTSFTFSQNFKVNVKGIQTFNFADDKGRNQTTFYSATPLEDINGTANGISGTVSFDPSNFAQTIKGKIVVAVNSLNTGINLRNHHLMTPNWLDEKKYPLITFEIKSVSDIKQLADNKLEFKVTGAFTLHGVTKEITADAEATYLNENEQTRKRAPGDLLGVRAKFTIKLSDYGVSNELIGSKVAENIEIGVNIVGSNKI
- a CDS encoding aminoacyl-tRNA deacylase, with protein sequence MPSQKVKEFLDQHKIKYVTIKHSLAFTAQEIAASAHIKGKELAKTVLVKVDGKMIMTVLPASYKIDFDLLKKYLGCNNCRLANETEFKDKFPDCEVGAMPPFGNLFNMEVVVADSIAKNEFIAFNACSHTELIQMEYKDFEKLVKPRVLSFSYQSKL
- a CDS encoding ABC transporter permease, translating into MTLTLISIELIKIFKKWRTYIGFIAIGILTPTVQLALYFTGQRYVNHLLRGLQDAFVFYGNLFNGYLVAYLILHSLVIHIPFLIVLVGGDLLAGEATAGTYRILLIRPVSRLQIIVAKFFAGIIYTFILILWLVLLSFILSLFLFGSGELITFKNKLIIFSQNDVIWRFVCAYGFAALSMSTVLTLSFFFSSMVENAIGPIISTMAVIIIFLIISAIPIEFFQTLKPFLFTTHMTVWENFFNDTVDWQSIFNSSLILIIHIIVLFLFTVYIFLKKDILS
- a CDS encoding ABC transporter ATP-binding protein, which codes for MIEIVDLHKSFGNNYVLRGINLQINEGESLAIIGRSGCGKSVLLKHIVGLFKPDSGTVKFKGKAISELNKNELYNVRKKFGFLFQGAALFDSMTVEENIGLPLIEHGDNKNKSQIDKLIAEKLELVGLPGIQKLRPAELSGGMKKRVALARALITNPEYILYDEPTTGLDPIMSDSIDELIRELNEKLEVTSIIVTHDMFSVKNTAEKIAMIHEGKIYFTGSLSEFVGTEDQIILNFIKRTKF
- a CDS encoding ABC transporter ATP-binding protein produces the protein MESEKVIEVAGLTKKFGKVIAVDNLNFSVYKGDVLGFLGPNGAGKSTTIRMMLSLIKPTSGEIKIFGQSIKQNRKNIFRRIGAIVEKPDFYLYLSAYRNLEILSKISGVKISRQKIMEILDIVGLSKRSNSKVKTFSHGMKQRLGIAQALLHDPELIILDEPTIGLDPQGMKEVRDIITYLSHEKNKTVFISSHILREIELIASRMIIINKGKAQVEGNVKDLLNSDILKVTFEVDDLMKAINLISNTLWKQNFISKERNELTFEMHRNDIALLNKYFIENGINVSAVIPIRSLEDYFLKITTGNS